In Glycine max cultivar Williams 82 chromosome 7, Glycine_max_v4.0, whole genome shotgun sequence, a single window of DNA contains:
- the LOC100797323 gene encoding photosystem II D1 precursor processing protein PSB27-H2, chloroplastic isoform X2, protein MAIILAANMCSITNSKTVEVIKRFDIEASSSRRHLLISVGPSLVTLTCGLSPSMVWAEEKSGEKEEEDKGVIGAIKSLFDPNEKTKSGKVLPKAYLKSAREVVKTMRESLNEVTDDNAKFRRTADSAKESIREYLGSWRGNQTVAQEESYVILEKVIRSLANFYSKAGPSAPLSQEVKSEILDYLNTAEEFL, encoded by the exons ATGGCAATTATCCTTGCAGCAAATATGTGTTCCATTACAAATTCCAAAACAGTTGAagtgatcaaaagatttgataTTGAAG CTTCATCAAGTCGCAGGCATCTCTTAATCAGTGTTGGCCCTTCATTGGTTACCTTAACATGTGGTTTATCACCATCAATGGTATGGGCTGAAGAGAAGTCTGGtgagaaagaggaagaagataaaGGGGTTATTGGGGCCATCAAATCCTTATTTGATCCTAATGAGAAAACAAAGTCTGGAAAGGTGTTGCCAAAGGCTTACTTAAAGTCAGCAAGAGAAGTAGTGAAAACAATGCGTGAATCTTTAAACGAAGTCACTGATGATAATGCTAAATTTAGACGGACTGCAGACTCAGCAAAGGAGTCAATTCGGGAGTATTTGGGCAGTTGGAGGGGAAATCAGACTGTTGCTCAAGAA GAATCATATGTTATTTTGGAAAAAGTAATCAGATCTTTGGCAAACTTTTACTCAAAGGCAGGGCCATCAGCTCCACTGTCTCAGGAAGTAAAGTCTGAAATATTAGATTATCTAAATACAGCTGAAGAATTTTTGTAG
- the LOC100797323 gene encoding photosystem II D1 precursor processing protein PSB27-H2, chloroplastic isoform X1, which translates to MAIILAANMCSITNSKTVEVIKRFDIEDKLQSRSNIALPRLEASSSRRHLLISVGPSLVTLTCGLSPSMVWAEEKSGEKEEEDKGVIGAIKSLFDPNEKTKSGKVLPKAYLKSAREVVKTMRESLNEVTDDNAKFRRTADSAKESIREYLGSWRGNQTVAQEESYVILEKVIRSLANFYSKAGPSAPLSQEVKSEILDYLNTAEEFL; encoded by the exons ATGGCAATTATCCTTGCAGCAAATATGTGTTCCATTACAAATTCCAAAACAGTTGAagtgatcaaaagatttgataTTGAAG ATAAACTGCAATCCAGATCTAATATTGCACTGCCTCGCCTGGAAGCTTCATCAAGTCGCAGGCATCTCTTAATCAGTGTTGGCCCTTCATTGGTTACCTTAACATGTGGTTTATCACCATCAATGGTATGGGCTGAAGAGAAGTCTGGtgagaaagaggaagaagataaaGGGGTTATTGGGGCCATCAAATCCTTATTTGATCCTAATGAGAAAACAAAGTCTGGAAAGGTGTTGCCAAAGGCTTACTTAAAGTCAGCAAGAGAAGTAGTGAAAACAATGCGTGAATCTTTAAACGAAGTCACTGATGATAATGCTAAATTTAGACGGACTGCAGACTCAGCAAAGGAGTCAATTCGGGAGTATTTGGGCAGTTGGAGGGGAAATCAGACTGTTGCTCAAGAA GAATCATATGTTATTTTGGAAAAAGTAATCAGATCTTTGGCAAACTTTTACTCAAAGGCAGGGCCATCAGCTCCACTGTCTCAGGAAGTAAAGTCTGAAATATTAGATTATCTAAATACAGCTGAAGAATTTTTGTAG
- the LOC100799612 gene encoding protein THYLAKOID ASSEMBLY 8, chloroplastic: MAFSLFQNPTFLKLKPPTIATPRWGYVRVRCGGPRSQRSPLMKGRILSIEAIQAIQTLKRLHRTNPPNLSSLVSNTLTRLIKSDLLATLRELLRQQHCTIALRAFSTLRSEYGADLSLYAEIISALAAAAAAAEMTDHVDRLILDLEAENEEIKCDDHKGLASLIKAVVAARSRESTVRIYGLMKKSGYGSVTEPDEYVVKVLVNGLKSFGEEALARELQDEYKIALAMFSKPQLNTLRF; the protein is encoded by the coding sequence ATGGCCTTCTCTCTGTTCCAAAACCCCACCTTCCTTAAACTTAAACCCCCAACCATCGCGACGCCGCGCTGGGGCTACGTTCGGGTGCGGTGCGGTGGACCGCGTTCCCAGCGTAGCCCATTGATGAAAGGCCGAATCCTGAGCATCGAAGCAATCCAAGCCATCCAAACCTTAAAACGCCTCCACCGAACCAACCCTCCGAACCTCTCCTCCCTCGTCTCCAACACCCTCACGCGCCTCATCAAATCCGACCTCCTTGCTACTCTGCGGGAGCTCCTACGCCAGCAGCACTGCACCATCGCCCTCCGCGCCTTCTCCACCCTCCGATCCGAATACGGCGCCGACCTCTCCCTCTACGCCGAGATTATCTCTGCcctcgccgccgccgccgccgccgccgaaATGACCGACCACGTGGACCGTCTCATCCTCGACCTCGAagctgaaaatgaagaaatcaagTGCGACGATCACAAGGGGCTTGCCAGTTTGATCAAGGCCGTCGTTGCTGCTAGGAGCAGAGAATCAACGGTCAGGATTTACGGGCTGATGAAGAAGAGTGGATATGGTTCCGTTACCGAGCCCGATGAGTATGTGGTTAAGGTTTTGGTTAATGGGCTCAAGAGTTTCGGGGAAGAGGCTCTTGCCAGAGAACTTCAGGATGAATACAAAATTGCGCTTGCTATGTTCTCTAAGCCCCAATTAAACACATTGCGCTTTTAG